In Sander vitreus isolate 19-12246 chromosome 7, sanVit1, whole genome shotgun sequence, a genomic segment contains:
- the LOC144520963 gene encoding mitochondrial glutamate carrier 1-like isoform X2, with the protein MVGVTCVFPIDLAKTRLQNQRSGQQLYKNMMDCLIKTVKSEGYFGMYRGAAVNLTLVTPEKAVKLAANDFFRHQLSKDGGKLTVIKEMLAGCCAGMCQVIITTPMEMLKIQLQDAGRLVAQQRMVPSVVTTLKMGGTSAVLSRSYNTNTALQVMRVSATQITRELLRTKGVTGLYRGLGATLMRDIPFSVVYFPLFAHLHQLGQRSSEATSVPFYWSFMSGCLAGSIAAVTVSPCDVVKTRLQSLKKGANEETYSGVVDCVRKILRKEGPGAFLKGASCRALVIAPLFGIAQVVYFVGVGEFLLGYTPHNIYSA; encoded by the exons ATGGTCGGGGTTACCTGTGTGTTCCCAATTGACCTGGCCAAGACCCGCTTGCAGAACCAGCGCAGCGGGCAGCAACTCTACAAGAACAT gatGGATTGCctaataaaaacagttaaatctGAAGGCTACTTTGGCATGTACAGAG GTGCTGCAGTAAACCTCACCCTGGTAACCCCAGAGAAGGCCGTCAAACTAGCTGCTAATGATTTCTTTCGCCACCAGTTGAGCAAAGATGG TGGCAAGTTGACAGTGATCAAGGAGATGTTGGCAGGATGCTGTGCAGGAATGTGCCAGGTCATTATCACCACACCCATGGAGATGCTCAAGATCCAGTTGCAGGATGCTGGCAGGCTAG TGGCCCAGCAGAGGATGGTGCCCAGTGTAGTAACAACTCTGAAGATGGGGGGTACCAGTGCAGTTCTTAGTCGTTCCTACAACACCAACACTGCGCTTCAAGTCATGCGAGTGTCAGCCACACAGATCACCAGAGAGTTGCTGAGGACCAAAGGAGTCACAGGACTGTACAGGGGACTCGGAGCCACATTGATGAG GGACATCCCGTTCTCTGTTGTGTACTTCCCTCTTTTTGCACATCTGCACCAGCTTGGCCAGCGTTCATCTGAAGCCACATCTGTGCCCTTTTATTGGTCCTTCATGTCTGGCTGCCTGGCTGGATCCATTGCTGCTGTGACTGTCAGCCCTTGTGACG TGGTCAAGACGAGGCTACAATCACTGAAGAAAGGAGCTAATGAAGAAACCTACAGTGGAGTGGTGGACTGTGTCAG AAAGATCCTGAGAAAGGAGGGTCCCGGAGCGTTCCTCAAGGGGGCCAGTTGCCGGGCCCTTGTTATTGCCCCACTCTTTGGCATTGCACAGGTTGTGTACTTTGTAGGAGTTGGAGAGTTCCTGCTTGGGTACACACCCCACAACATTTACTCTGCATAA
- the LOC144520963 gene encoding mitochondrial glutamate carrier 1-like isoform X1: MAQQQQISLPAKLINGGIAGMVGVTCVFPIDLAKTRLQNQRSGQQLYKNMMDCLIKTVKSEGYFGMYRGAAVNLTLVTPEKAVKLAANDFFRHQLSKDGGKLTVIKEMLAGCCAGMCQVIITTPMEMLKIQLQDAGRLVAQQRMVPSVVTTLKMGGTSAVLSRSYNTNTALQVMRVSATQITRELLRTKGVTGLYRGLGATLMRDIPFSVVYFPLFAHLHQLGQRSSEATSVPFYWSFMSGCLAGSIAAVTVSPCDVVKTRLQSLKKGANEETYSGVVDCVRKILRKEGPGAFLKGASCRALVIAPLFGIAQVVYFVGVGEFLLGYTPHNIYSA, translated from the exons ATGGCCCAGCAACAGCAGATTAG CCTCCCAGCCAAACTGATTAATGGAGGGATTGCGGGCATGGTCGGGGTTACCTGTGTGTTCCCAATTGACCTGGCCAAGACCCGCTTGCAGAACCAGCGCAGCGGGCAGCAACTCTACAAGAACAT gatGGATTGCctaataaaaacagttaaatctGAAGGCTACTTTGGCATGTACAGAG GTGCTGCAGTAAACCTCACCCTGGTAACCCCAGAGAAGGCCGTCAAACTAGCTGCTAATGATTTCTTTCGCCACCAGTTGAGCAAAGATGG TGGCAAGTTGACAGTGATCAAGGAGATGTTGGCAGGATGCTGTGCAGGAATGTGCCAGGTCATTATCACCACACCCATGGAGATGCTCAAGATCCAGTTGCAGGATGCTGGCAGGCTAG TGGCCCAGCAGAGGATGGTGCCCAGTGTAGTAACAACTCTGAAGATGGGGGGTACCAGTGCAGTTCTTAGTCGTTCCTACAACACCAACACTGCGCTTCAAGTCATGCGAGTGTCAGCCACACAGATCACCAGAGAGTTGCTGAGGACCAAAGGAGTCACAGGACTGTACAGGGGACTCGGAGCCACATTGATGAG GGACATCCCGTTCTCTGTTGTGTACTTCCCTCTTTTTGCACATCTGCACCAGCTTGGCCAGCGTTCATCTGAAGCCACATCTGTGCCCTTTTATTGGTCCTTCATGTCTGGCTGCCTGGCTGGATCCATTGCTGCTGTGACTGTCAGCCCTTGTGACG TGGTCAAGACGAGGCTACAATCACTGAAGAAAGGAGCTAATGAAGAAACCTACAGTGGAGTGGTGGACTGTGTCAG AAAGATCCTGAGAAAGGAGGGTCCCGGAGCGTTCCTCAAGGGGGCCAGTTGCCGGGCCCTTGTTATTGCCCCACTCTTTGGCATTGCACAGGTTGTGTACTTTGTAGGAGTTGGAGAGTTCCTGCTTGGGTACACACCCCACAACATTTACTCTGCATAA
- the LOC144520306 gene encoding follitropin subunit beta-like — MGSLVLKCMLLCALMHGAVCACMLKNHTIWIEKHDCGQCTAINTTICSGYCYTQDTNLRGRLGRSFLIQRSCVPLSLVYRAAHVPGCPQDVNPQLFYPAANRCSCRRCDTRTHHCVRNSRIPNDRCTVTLGGVKSQTPPSVGT, encoded by the exons ATGGGTTCGTTAGTGTTGAAATGCATGCTGCTGTGTGCATTGATGCATGGAGCGGTGTGTGCCTGTATGCTGAAGAATCACACCATATGGATTGAGAAGCACGACTGTGGCCAGTGTACGGCCATCAACACTACCATCTGCAGCGGCTACTGTTACACACAG GACACCAATTTGAGGGGACGGCTCGGGAGGAGTTTCCTGATCCAGCGCAGCTGTGTGCCTCTGTCCTTGGTGTACCGAGCCGCCCATGTGCCAGGCTGCCCTCAGGATGTCAACCCTCAGCTGTTTTATCCTGCGGCCAACcgctgcagctgcaggcgctGCGACACGCGCACACATCACTGTGTTCGCAACAGCCGGATCCCTAATGACCGGTGCACCGTGACCCTTGGCGGTGTGAAGAGCCAGACGCCGCCCTCTGTGGGAACCTGA